ACTTTTTAGGCAAATTATTCAAAGAATAAGCGGTTATCTTTTTTTCATATTTTGCAAATTGCTAAACAAATTAGACCGCTTGCCAGCTTTTCGTTAAAATAAAGAAAAACATAAAGAAAAGAATATGAAATTAAACGATCAACAACAACAAGCCGTTGAATATGTCAAAGGTGCTTGCTTAGTGCTTGCCGGAGCAGGTTCGGGCAAAACGCGGGTAATTATTAATAAAATTGCCCACTTAATTGCACACTGTGGTTATTCGCCCAAACAAATTGCTGCCGTAACCTTTACCAATAAAGCCGCACGGGAAATGCGTGAACGTGTGGCTCATTCTATTGGTAAAGAAAAAAGTAAAGGGCTGACAATTTCTACCTTTCACACACTTGGGTTTGAAATCTTAAAACGTGAATATAAGTTACTTGGTTTTAAATCAGGTATGACATTATTTGATGAACACGATCAACTGGCATTATTAAAACATTTGCTACCTGAAACAGTAAGCGAAGATAAAGATTTATTAAAACAGCTCATTAGCACCATTTCAAACTGGAAAAATGATTTACTCTCTCCTGAAATGGTGATTTCGCATACAAAAACCGAGCGAGACCGTGTTTTTTCTCACTTTTATCAACTTTATCAAAACCAATTAAGAGCCTATAACGCTTTGGATTTTGATGATTTAATTATGTTACCGGTATTGCTATTTCGTCAATTTCCGGAGGCTAAAGCGCGCTGGCAACAAAAAATTCGTTATTTACTGGTTGATGAATATCAAGACACAAATACCAGCCAATATGAACTCATTAAACTTATTGTTGGCAAAGAGGCAAACTTTACCGTTGTAGGCGATGATGATCAATCCATCTACTCCTGGCGTGGAGCAAAGCCTGAAAATATGCAACGTTTACGAGAAGATTTTGATCTTAAAGTTATTAAACTGGAACAAAACTATCGTTCTAGCCAACGTATTTTGCATTGCGCCAACATTCTGATTGATAATAATGACCATATCTTTCAAAAGCGACTTTTTTCACAGCTTGGAGAAGGCGAAAAGCTCAATGTCATAGAAGCCAAAAATGAAGAACACGAGGCTGAACGTATTGTAGGTGAGCTGATTGCCCATCGTTTTTCTAAAAAAACAAAATATAAAGACTATGCCATTCTTTATCGAGGGAACCATCAATCTCGCTTGCTTGAAAAATTATTGATGCAAAATCGTATTCCTTACAAAATTTCAGGTGGAACGAGCTTTTTTGCCCGAGCTGAAATTAAAGATATGATGGCGTATTTACGCTTAGTGGTCAATCAAGATGATGATGCAGCTTTTTTACGCATTGTTAATGTCCCTAAACGAGAAATCGGAGCGGCTACGCTCGAGAAATTAGGGCAATTAGCAAATGAAAAGCATATTAGTCTTTTTGAAGCGATTTTTGATTTCGAGCTTATTCAGCGCCTTACGCCAAAGCCTTATCAAGCGCTACAAGATTTTGCGCACTGGATTGTAAAAATTGCTGATCAAGCAGAACGAGCCGACCCATTAGAAACCGTCAAAGATCTTTTATCACACATTCAATACGAAGCCTATCTTTACGAAACGGCAACATCACCTAAAGCGGCCGAAATGCAAAGTAAGAATGTTGAAACATTGTTTGAATGGGTGCAAAGTATGTTAGAAGGCGATGAATTGGAAGAACCGATGACACTGATTCAAGTCGTAAACCGTTTAACATTACGAGATATGTTGGAGCGGAGCGAAGAAGATGATGAAGCAGATCAAGTTCAACTGATGACCCTTCACGCTTCCAAAGGCTTAGAATTTCCACATGTATTTTTAATCGGTATGGAAGAGGGGATTTTACCCCATCAAACCAGCTTAGATGAAGACAATGTGGAAGAAGAACGCCGTTTGGCTTATGTTGGTATTACTCGGGCCCAACAAACCCTCACTTTTTCACTTTGCAAAGAACGCCGTCAATACGGAGAAGTTATGCAAACCGAGCCTAGCCGTTTTTTACTTGAGCTCCCTCAAGATGATTTAATGTGGGAACGAGATAAACCTAAAATGTCCGAAGCTGAAAAAGTGGAAAAAACCTCCGCCCATATTGCGAATTTAATGGCACAGTTAAAAGCAAATAGGAAATAAGCATATGTCGTTATTTAAATCCACGAAAAAAGAGGAACACTGCCCTGATTGTGGCGCCATATTGCAAATAAAGCAGGGGAAACGAGGCTTGTTTCTCGGTTGTTCTAACTACCCAAAATGCGAGTATATTAAGCCCCTTCAGCAGCACTATCACGTGGTGAAAACCCTTGAAGAAAGCTGCCCTGAATGTGGGCATTTGCTTCAAATCAAACAAGGGCATTTAGGCATGTTTATTGGTTGTAGCAATTACCCGACTTGCCATTTTATTGTTCACGAACAGCAAGAAGAGAGTGAGGAGGTTAATTTTCTTTGCCCGGAATGTAAACAATATCAACTGATTGCAAGGAAAGGACGAGCGGGAAAAATGTTTTATGGCTGCCGAGGTTATCCTCAATGTAAATTTACACTAACGCATAAACCGGTACTAAAAACCTGCCCACAATGTCATTGCACTTTAGCCACGCAAAAAAAAGAAGGATATTACCAATGTGCAAACAAACATTGCCAGCATATATTTAAAGAAGAACCAAATGAATAATTTAGAACAAATTTTAGACAAAGTTAAACAAAATCAGGTTGTCGCTTACCCGACTGAAGCTGTTTTTGGTTTAGGTTGCAATCCTAATAGCGAACAAGCGGTTAAATTATTGCTTGATTTGAAAAAACGTCCCGAAGAAAAGGGGCTTATTCTGATTGCTCATAATCTTGAATTACTCCGCCCTTACATTGATGAAAGCCAACTTAGTGAAACTGAATGGCAACGATTGAACACGCAACAAGAACAAGCGATTACTTGGATTATGCCGGCTAAAACAAATCTACCACGTTATTTAACCGGCAAATTTAACTCTATTGCAGTGAGAATTTGTCGCACACCAGCCGTGGTTGCTTTATGTGAAAACTTACAATCTGCCCTCACCTCTACAAGTGCAAATCTATCCGGTTTAACGCCTTGTCGAACATACCACGAAGTTTATGCCCAATTTGGACAAGATTTCCCAGTTTTAGAAGCAACAACAGACGGCAAAACCAATCCGTCTGAAATTCGAGATATTTTCACACAAAAAGTTTTTAGAGCCGGATAAACATGAATAAAAGAGGCTACATAAATTCTATTTTATGTAGCCTTCTTCTCATCCATATTCAACTATTGAACTTTCAACTTCTTACCAACCACAATTTGGTTATTCTTAATATTGTTTAATTGGCTCAATTTTTCTGGTGTCGTACCATATACTCGTGCAATTGAGTAGAGCGTTTCATCTTGTTGTACGAGATGATAACCGGTATTTGATTTTTGAGGTTGCTTACGTTCGCTTTTTTCCTCTTTTTTTACCTCGTCTTTTTCTTTTGATTTACGCTCAATATCTTTTGCGTTTTCAGCTTTTGTTGATTTTTTCTCTTTAGTAGAGACCTCTTTTACAGGCTTTTTAGGCGTATCTTTTGATGTATCCTCTTTTTTATCCTTGTCTTTTTTACTCTCTTTAACTTCTTTCACTTTTACATTTGAAGCACGCGATTCTGAGATGTTTACGTGACTATTGCGATATGCAACCAAACCGTTATAAATCGCTTTGGCTAATTGCTTACGATAAGACGCTGTTGATAATTTTTTCTCCTCTACCGGATTAGAAAGAAAGCCCGTCTCAACTAAAATTGAAGTAATGTCCGGAGAACGCAACACACTTAAACTTGCATGTTGTGGTGCTGATTTTGCAAGCGTTGTCATATTTGCCATACGCGCTAAGACGGTTTTACCTAATTCATATCCTGCACGTTGTGAATGTGAGAATTGTAGATCTAATACCGTTTGATTTAAATAACGTTCATTATTATTTGATAAAATACGTCCAGCACCACCTAAAAGTTCTGATTGTTTCTCACTCTCCTCTAACCATTTACCCATTTCATCGCTGGCTCTTTGGTTAGAGAGAACCCAAACAGAAGCTCCTTTAACTTCACTTGAAATCGGTGAAGAATCTGCATGAATAGACACTAAATAATTCGCTTTATTCTTACGAGCTATTTCTGTTCGCTCAGGTAATTGAATAAAAACATCACTATTACGCGTCATGACCGCCTTAAAATTGGGATCGGCATCAAGAAGTGCTTTTAACTCCTTTGAAATAGAGAGGGTAACCTCTTTTTCTTTAATGCCAAGTGTTTTCCCAATGGCTCCTGGGTCTTTACCGCCATGTCCTGCATCAATAACAACAACGGTTCTTGCTTGACTCAACGAGCTCAACATAAGTCCAAATAAACTCACTAAAAAATAACGTATGACTTTTTTCATTCTATTCCTATATTTTTTTACTTTAAGATAAGCGGTCTAATTATTCTTCTCTTTATTCTTCTCTTTTACCAAGCCAATGTTTGATTTGCTGCCCAATATCACTTTGAGACGATAAGTTAAGGTTTCTGCCGAGCTCCGCATATTCAAGTTCAATGACAAGATCTGCCTCAGGAATCATCCCTTGCCCTTTACTTGGCCATTCTAATAAACATA
This genomic window from Actinobacillus porcitonsillarum contains:
- a CDS encoding Sua5/YciO/YrdC/YwlC family protein — encoded protein: MNNLEQILDKVKQNQVVAYPTEAVFGLGCNPNSEQAVKLLLDLKKRPEEKGLILIAHNLELLRPYIDESQLSETEWQRLNTQQEQAITWIMPAKTNLPRYLTGKFNSIAVRICRTPAVVALCENLQSALTSTSANLSGLTPCRTYHEVYAQFGQDFPVLEATTDGKTNPSEIRDIFTQKVFRAG
- a CDS encoding N-acetylmuramoyl-L-alanine amidase, with the translated sequence MKKVIRYFLVSLFGLMLSSLSQARTVVVIDAGHGGKDPGAIGKTLGIKEKEVTLSISKELKALLDADPNFKAVMTRNSDVFIQLPERTEIARKNKANYLVSIHADSSPISSEVKGASVWVLSNQRASDEMGKWLEESEKQSELLGGAGRILSNNNERYLNQTVLDLQFSHSQRAGYELGKTVLARMANMTTLAKSAPQHASLSVLRSPDITSILVETGFLSNPVEEKKLSTASYRKQLAKAIYNGLVAYRNSHVNISESRASNVKVKEVKESKKDKDKKEDTSKDTPKKPVKEVSTKEKKSTKAENAKDIERKSKEKDEVKKEEKSERKQPQKSNTGYHLVQQDETLYSIARVYGTTPEKLSQLNNIKNNQIVVGKKLKVQ
- the rep gene encoding DNA helicase Rep codes for the protein MKLNDQQQQAVEYVKGACLVLAGAGSGKTRVIINKIAHLIAHCGYSPKQIAAVTFTNKAAREMRERVAHSIGKEKSKGLTISTFHTLGFEILKREYKLLGFKSGMTLFDEHDQLALLKHLLPETVSEDKDLLKQLISTISNWKNDLLSPEMVISHTKTERDRVFSHFYQLYQNQLRAYNALDFDDLIMLPVLLFRQFPEAKARWQQKIRYLLVDEYQDTNTSQYELIKLIVGKEANFTVVGDDDQSIYSWRGAKPENMQRLREDFDLKVIKLEQNYRSSQRILHCANILIDNNDHIFQKRLFSQLGEGEKLNVIEAKNEEHEAERIVGELIAHRFSKKTKYKDYAILYRGNHQSRLLEKLLMQNRIPYKISGGTSFFARAEIKDMMAYLRLVVNQDDDAAFLRIVNVPKREIGAATLEKLGQLANEKHISLFEAIFDFELIQRLTPKPYQALQDFAHWIVKIADQAERADPLETVKDLLSHIQYEAYLYETATSPKAAEMQSKNVETLFEWVQSMLEGDELEEPMTLIQVVNRLTLRDMLERSEEDDEADQVQLMTLHASKGLEFPHVFLIGMEEGILPHQTSLDEDNVEEERRLAYVGITRAQQTLTFSLCKERRQYGEVMQTEPSRFLLELPQDDLMWERDKPKMSEAEKVEKTSAHIANLMAQLKANRK
- a CDS encoding type I DNA topoisomerase, producing MSLFKSTKKEEHCPDCGAILQIKQGKRGLFLGCSNYPKCEYIKPLQQHYHVVKTLEESCPECGHLLQIKQGHLGMFIGCSNYPTCHFIVHEQQEESEEVNFLCPECKQYQLIARKGRAGKMFYGCRGYPQCKFTLTHKPVLKTCPQCHCTLATQKKEGYYQCANKHCQHIFKEEPNE